In the Psychromicrobium lacuslunae genome, ATCTGTCACGTCGCCAAAGTCAATGAGTTCAGCAGGCTGTGCCCCTTGAGATCTGGCATAATTACTGGCCTGTCGGTGATCTGCGATGAAAAGTTGATTTGTGGACATCCCGGCCTTCTTTCGACTCTAAGCGACTGTGTCCAGAGTAACCCGGATCCGGTTCAGCCAGGGGTCTTCAAAACGCAATTCGACTCCCGTGTTAGCGGTGGCAACGCCGTGGTCTTTCAACCTCTGCTCAAGGGCGCCCAAATCATCGGCGGTCGGCAATGAGATCCGTACCTCGGCCAGGCCAAGAGTGTCCTTCCGCGGCCCGGCTCCCCGAGAGTTCCAGACGTTCATGGCCATATGGTGGTGATAGCGGCCAGCGGAGACGAAGAGCGCTTGGTCATGCCAGCCGGCTGTCCTTTCGAAGCCCATCGTGTGCACATAGAAATCTTCTGCTCTCGCAACGTCGCCAACTTGCAGATGGACGTGCCCGACGGCGGCAGCGGCCTCCCCTTGGCCTTGCACCGCTGCCTCACTCAAATTCTCACTCAGAAAATGTTGCGGACTGAGTGGATTACTCGCCATCTGCACGGTATCGCCATCCCAGTTCCAGGTGTCCCGGGGACGGTCAAAGTACAGCTCAATACCGTTACCTTCTGGGTCATTGAAGTAGAAAGCCTCACTCACCAGATGATCTGCGCTGCCCACAAAAAGGCTTGGATCGAACTGGGCGGCGCTAGCTAGCGTCGCTGCCAGTGCTGCCCGATCCTCAAAAAGCAGCGCAGTGTGGAATAGCCCGGCTTCTCCCCTACCGGGCAACTGAAGATCATGCGCGTCGCTGAGCTTGACCAGTGAGGTGCTCCCCCGACCGAGCTCCACCCCTTGGGCACCCTCGTTGAGGACTTGCAAGCCCAATGCCCGCTGGTAATAGTCGGTCATTGCAGCCAGATTCTGCACCTTAAGGGTGACGGTTTGCATGGCCAGTCCGGCCGAGAGCAGGTCTTGATCAGTAGTCATACTCGATTCAATTAGTTGAAGCTTCAATTTATTCCTGACCACTCCGCGTCCCACACCTTCCCCAAGGTTTATCTGCTAGCCTCTTGCTATCCACACGGGTGCCCTTGGCAAAGGGCTGAGATCGGGCTGTTCCGCCTGCGACCGTTCGAACCTGTCCGGGTCATTCCGGCGAAGGAAGTAGGAAGTACTGCTATGTCTGCAGATCTATCCGAGCATCACACTGCCCAAAATCACCCCTCCCATACCTTGGATCACCTGGAGGAGGGCGAATTACGGGTACCGGTCACCAGAATCGCCTTGGACGATTCACCCGAAGGGGCGAATCCAGACTTCGTGACCTATCGAACCGCTGGCCCGGGCAGCGATCCGATCCGCGGCCTACCACCACTGCGCGCCGACTGGGTCTCCGGGCGTGGTGACGTCGAAACTTATCAGGGTCGAGGCCGCGAGCTTTCCGACGATGGCCGCTCGGCGGTGCGGCGCGGGGCGGCCTCGGCCGAATGGCAAGGAGCCAAACCGGAACCCCGGCGCGCAGTTTACGGTCGGCGGATCACCCAGATGCACTACGCGAAGGCTGGAGTGATCACCCAGGAGATGCGTTTCGTCGCGCTACGTGAGGATTGCGATGTCGAACTGGTCCGTTCCGAAGTTGCCGCCGGCCGGGCCATTATCCCGAACAACATCAACCACCCGGAATCCGAACCAATGATTATTGGCAAGGCCTTCTTGGTCAAGATCAACGCCAATATCGGCAACTCGGCGGTGACCTCGTCAATTGCCGAGGAGGTCGACAAAATGCAGTGGGCCACCCGCTGGGGGGCCGATACCGTGATGGATCTTTCCACCGGCGACGATATTCACACCACCCGAGAGTGGATTATCCGCAACTCTCCGGTGCCGATCGGAACCGTACCGATTTACCAGGCCTTGGAAAAGGTCAACGGAGATGCCTCCGCGCTGAGTTGGGAAATTTTTCGGGACACCGTGATCGAGCAGTGCGAGCAGGGCGTGGACTATATGACCATCCATGCCGGGGTTTTGTTGCGTTACGTGCCGCTGACCGCGAACCGGGTCACCGGCATTGTCTCCCGTGGCGGCTCAATTATGGCGGGCTGGTGCCTGGCTCATCATCAGGAGAACTTCCTCTACACCCACTTTGACGAACTCTGTGAGATCTTCGCCCAGTACGACGTCGCTTTCTCGCTGGGCGATGGCTTGCGTCCAGGCGCCACCGCCGATGCGAACGATGCCGCCCAGTTCGCCGAGCTGGATACCTTGGCGGAATTGACCGCGAGAGCCTGGGAATTCGATGTCCAGGTGATGGTGGAAGGCCCCGGCCACATCCCCTTCCACCTGGTAAGAGAGAATGTGGAACGGCAGCAAGAGCTTTGCAAGGGTGCGCCGTTCTACACTCTGGGACCTTTGGTCACTGACATTGCCCCGGGGTATGACCACGTGACCTCGGCGATTGGGGCTACCGAGATTGCCCGCTACGGCACCGCCATGCTTTGCTACGTGACGCCCAAAGAGCACCTTGGCTTGCCGAATAAAGACGATGTGAAGACCGGCGTGGTCACCTACAAGATCGCTGCCCACGCCGCCGATCTGGCTAAGGGACACCCCGGGGCGCACTTACGAGATGACGCTCTGTCCAAGGCACGCTTCGAATTCCGCTGGAAGGATCAATTCTCGCTCTCGCTGGATCCGGCGACCGCCGAGGCGTTTCACGATGAGACGCTGCCCGCCGAGCCAGCGAAAACCGCTCACTTCTGTTCGATGTGCGGGCCGAAGTTCTGCTCAATGCGGATCTCCCAAGATATTCGCGCCGAGTTCGGTGGAGCTACCGAGCAGGCGACTCTGGTTGCCTCAATCGAGGAGATGCAGGCCGGCTTGAGGGCGAAATCGGCCGAGTTTATCGCCGCTGGGGCGGAAATCTATCAGCCACGGGAAAAAGATCCGATCGGTGCTCCTCAGAACTGAGGCAGCCGAGATTGAGCTTGGCTTGGGTTACAGCGCTGCCACCATCACCACGCGGGCACCTAGTGCATCCAGGCCAAGCTCAGTCTCACGCTGGCGTAGCGCCGCCAGCCCAGCCGAGAAGTCCTCCAGCGTCACGAAACCCGCGGTTGAGTAAAACGGGGCGTTGAACGAAACATCTCGAAAAGTGCATAAAGTCATCTCTTGATAGCCTGCACGCGCAGCCCAAGCCTTTGCCGTCTCCAGCAGAAAACGCCCAAGCCCTTGCCCAGCCGCCGGCGGCAACACCGAGAGCTGCTCCAGGTGCGCCTCGCCATCGATCTCCTCGATCCTGGCTAGGCCGAAGATTCTGCCATCAGCTTCGGCCACCAAAGTCTGTAATGAGGCTTGATATTCCTCAGGGCTGCTTGCCGCTGGCAGGCCGGGCATCTCCAGTAGTTCATCGGCAGCACGTTCAATATCGGGCAACGATTGAAAATCATCCGGACGAGCTGGGCGAATAGTGAACTCCATACTGACGAGCCTAGCCGGGGCTGGACGGAAGCTAAACCAGCTCTGAATCAGGGCTGGTTCAGAGCTATACCTGAGCTGGACCTGAGCTGATCTGCGCCGAGTCAAGAATTGGCTAGAGTCAAAATGACGCCCTTGTCCTCGGTAAGAGAAAACGATTACTCTTAGTTTTTGAGCCCGCGCTCACCCGTTCTTCACGCACTGACCAAAGGTGGTTTCTGATGTTTCTCGGTATCGATATCGGCACCGGCAGCTCCAAAGGCGTGTTAGTCAGTAGAGACGGACGCATTCTCGACCGGGAAACAGTTGAGCACACCGTGAGCACACCTCAGCCGGGTTGGTACGAGTTCGACGCCGAACTGGTCTGGTGGGCCGAGATCCAGCAACTCAGCAAAGCGCTTCTCGCTCGATCTACGGAGCCGTTGGAGGGAGTCTGCGTGAGTGGAATGGGCCCATGTCTGGTGGTCACTGACGAAGCCTTCCGACCACTGAGACCGGCAATTTTGTACGGCGTCGACAGCAGAGCCGGCCAGGAAATCGGCGAATTGAATCAAGAAATCGGCGCGCAGAGCATTTTCGAGCGCTGCGGTAAACAGCTGTCCACCCAGTCTGTTGGGCCCAAGATCCGCTGGTTGGCCCATCACCAGCCCGAGGTTTTCGCGGCCACCCGACACATTTTCAGCCTGAATTCCTTTATCGTCGCCAAACTCACCGGCGAATACATTCAAGATCACCACACCGCTAGCCAGTCCGACCCGCTCTACGATCTGCACAGCAATGACTGGATTCCCGAGAACTGGGCGACAATCGCCGGTGACATTCCGCGGCCGCGGCTGGTCTGGCCAACTGAGATCGTCGGCAAGGTGACTGCCAAGGCCGCTGCACTGACCGGCATTCCGGCAGGAACACCTGTGGTGGCAGGCACCGTGGATGCCTGGGCCGAGGCGTTTAGCGCGGGAGTGCGGCAGCCCGGCGACACCATGCTGATGTACGGTTCGACGCTTTTCGTGGTGCAAATGCTGGCGGGCTACCAAGCGCATGAAAAGTTGTGGACCACCACCGGGGTGGATCGAGAGACCCTCAGCCTAGCGGCGGGCACCTCAACCAGCGGCACTCTGACCTCCTGGCTGCGGCAACTTTTCGGCAATCCGAGCTTCGAAAAGCTGATCACCGAGGCCTCTGCAATTCCGGCCGGCTCGAATGGCTTACTGTTGCTGCCTTACTTTGCCGGTGAACGCACCCCGATCTTCGACGCCGAAGCGCGGGGCACCATCATCGGCCTGACCACGGCCCATCAACGCGGCCACCTGTTCCGGGCAGGCTACGAAGGGATCGCCTTCGGTGCCCGGCAAATCATGGATTTCCTCGCCCAAAGTGCGGAGCGTCCGCAACGCTTGGTCGCCGTCGGTGGTGGCACCCAATCAGCGCTCTGGACGCAGATCGTCTCGGATGTGACCGGCTATCCGCAGGAAGTCCCCGCGGAGACAATTGGTGCGAGCTACGGTGATGCGCTGATGGCGGCAATCGGCACTGGCAGCGTGGAAGTCGGAACAGACTGGGCAGAAATCTCGCACACCGTGCGGCCTAACCCCGAGCATCAAGAAATCTACGCCGAGCTCTATCAAGCTTTTAGCGCCCTCTACCCGGCCACGAAAGAGACTATGCATCAGCTAACGCGGCTCCAAAAGTAAGCCGCGCGCCCTCCACTCACACCGTCGAGTGTCGAGATCTGGGGTTTAAAATCGCGCTTTACGCCCCAGATCTCGACACTCGGCAGGGAGCTTGCGGTTATTTACCGAGGAACTTATCGAAGCCCTTGGGTAAATTCAGTGCCGAAGGATCGAAATCCTCGGTCTGCGCACCGAAGGACGCACCGCTGGGCGCGCTGCTCCGATTGGCACGTCGCTCTTCTGCCTCCCGCAGCTGCTGAGCCGCCTTTGCCGGGTTACCCGAGCGAGCCTTCTTTTTGGGCGAATTCTTAGCCGCCTTGCGCGCGCTACCGCCGCCTGGGCCGGTCATCCCGGGGACACCGGGCATACCACCGCCGGCGGCCATCTTCTTCATCATCTTCTGGGCCTGACCGAAGCGTTCCAGCAGCCCGTTCACTTCGGAAACATGCACCCCTGAACCGCGGGCAATACGTGCCCGGCGGGAGCCATTGATGATCTTCGGAGCCACCCGCTCATGCGGCGTCATGGAACGAACAATTGCCTCGACCCGGTCGATTTCGCGTTCATCGAACTGCTCGAGTTGCTGACGCATACCGGCGGCACCAGGCATCATCATCAGCATTTTCTTCATCGACCCCATATTGCGGATCTGATTCATCTGAGCCAGAAAGTCATCGAGGGTGAAGTCTTCCTGATCGGCGAATTTCTTCGCCATCCGGGCCGCTTCGTCCTTATCCCAAGCCTGCTGGGCCTGCTCAATCAGAGTGAGCACATCGCCCATGTCGAGGATTCGAGACGCCATCCGATCCGGGTGGAAGACCTCGAAGTCATCCAGCGCTTCACCGGTCGAAGCGAACATCACTGGTTTGCCGGTGACCGTGGCCACTGACAATGCGGCACCACCGCGTGCATCGCCGTCGAGCTTGGAGAGCACAATGCCGGTGAAGTTAACACCCTGATCGAAAGCTTGAGCGGTGGCAACCGCGTCCTGACCGATCATTGCGTCGATCACGAAGAGCACTTCGTCGGGCGAAATAGCGGCACGAATATTCGCAGCCTGCTGCATCAGCTCGGCGTCAACGCCCAAGCGCCCGGCGGTGTCAACAATCACCACATCGTGCAGTTTGCTGCGTGCCTCGGCCAGACCAGCCTGCGCGACGGCGACCGGGTCGCCAGTGGCAGCCTCGAATTCAGAGGAAACACCTGGGTGTGGCGCGAAGACCGGCACGCCAGCACGCTCACCGTTGACCTGCAACTGCTTGACTGCGTTGGGGCGCTGCAGATCAGCGGCTACCAGCAGCGGCGAATGTCCCTGACCCTTGAGCCATTTGGAGAGCTTGCCCGCCAGCGTGGTCTTACCGGCACCCTGCAGACCGGCCAGCATAATCACCGTCGGCGGGTTCTTCGCCAGCCGGATCCGCCGAGTTTGACCGCCCAAGATCTCGACGAGTTCCTCATTGACAATCTTGACGATCTGCTGCGCCGGATTCAGCGCAGCATTGACCTCAGCGCCGAGCGCCCGCTCCCTAACCTTGGCAGTGAATTCACGAACCACCGGCACCGCAACATCGGCGTCAAGCAGGGCGCGACGGATCTCCCGAACTGTGGCATCGACGTCGGCCTCGGAGAGCCGGCCCTTGCCACGCAGGTTCTTGAAGGTTGCGGAAAGCCGGTCGGAGAGAGAGTTAAACACCTGTGATCATCTTTCGAAAGAAGTCTGGAGCGGGTGGAGCATCAACTAATAAGAATAGCAAGGTCAGCGGGGCTGAACGGTCGATCTTGCCGCCAGCATAACTGGCTACTCCCCGGGGTCCGGGAAAATTCGTTGGAAGAGCAAGTTATCCTGCCAGCGCCCATCAATTTTCAGGTAGTCGGGAGCCATCCCGATCTGCTCAAAACCGTTGCGTTTCAACACCCGCTGTGAGCCCTCGTTGTCCAGCAGGGTACTGGCTTGCAGCCGATGCAAGCCGTGCTCCTCACTGACCAACCGGCAAACCTCCGCCACCGCCCGGCTGGCAACCCCGGCGCCTTGCCGGGACTGATCTACCCAGTATCCTAAATTGCCGCTCAAGAAAGGCCCGCGCACAATCCCGCTCACCGTCATGGTGCCAATGATGTGTCCGTCTTCAATGATCAACCACGGCAGCGCGCCACCACGCTCCAGTTCCTCGAGCTTGAGCTGCGCGGCGGCGCGCTGGCCGACTTCGGTGAAAAACTCGTCCGGACGGCGAGGCTCCCACGGCTTCAAGTGTTGCTGATTTCGACGGTAGCTCTCGGCTAATTCGGCTGCGTCGTCTAGCTCCACAAACCGGAGGCTCAGAGCGCTGGCCTCTCGATCCAGACTGGAAACAGCATCCGATGACTGATTACTTGGCCGTAGCGGGGTGTCGTTCATTACTCAAACAGTAGTCCTACCAGCTGTAAAAAGACGGCTACTCCCGGTGCGGTATTGCCCCATAACGCAGCTTTTGATGGCATGCTGATCAGGTGACCGAGTCTAAGAAAAACGTGAAAACAGTCAAGACAGTTAAAACACTACTCATCCTCGGAGCTTCTGGTGATCTGACCGGCAGACTGCTGCTGCCCGGCGTCGCCCGGTTGATTGCCGCCGGCCGGGCTAAGGATCTCACCCTGGTCGGTGCTGGAAATGATGCCTGGACCGACGCACAGTGGTTGGAGCGGGTCGAGTCGGTCTTCAGCGAGGCGGCTAAGAGCGCGACAGCGGCAGGCAAGGCCGCGCTCAAGAAGGTTAAAGCCGGGACCAGTTACCGCCAGGCAGACGTCACCGCGAAAGATCAACTAGCTGACCTACTGGCTCAGCTCGAGGGCCCGGTTGCCGTCTATTTCGCGCTGCCGCCGGCGGTCAGCCAACTAGCCTGCGAACAACTCACCGCAGCCGACCTTCCGGCCGAGACCAGACTGGTAATGGAGAAGCCCTTCGGCTCTTCTGCTGAATCCGCTCACTCGCTCAATGAAACGCTGGCAGCGCTCGTGCCGGAAGATCATATTCACCGAGTAGATCATTTCCTTGGCAAATCCACGGTTTTCAATATCTTGGGCCTGCGCTTCGCGAACCGCCTGCTGGAACCTTTGTGGAATGCCGATCACATTGAAAAAGTTGAGATCATTTTCGACGAAGACCTCACCTTGGAAAACCGCGCTCGCTACTACGACCACGCCGGTGCGCTGCGCGATATGATTCAGAGCCACTTGCTGCAGATTATGGCCATCATCGCGATGGAGGCTCCGGCTACGCTGGGCCAACAGGACGTTCGTGACGGTATTGCCTCGGTACTGCGAGCCAGCAGCATCGACTCCAATTTCAAGAAATCGACCCGTCGCGCCCAGTATGCCGCCGGGAAGATCGGTCGGCGCTCAGTGCCGGACTACGAAAAGGAAGAGGGCGTCGACCCGAAGAACAACACCGAGACACTGGCCGAAGTCGAGGTGCAGATCAAGAACTGGCGCTGGGCTGGGGTGCCCTTCATCCTGCGTTCCGGCAAGGCCCTTGGCAAAGCCCGCAAGGAGGCCGTGATCACCTATAAGCAGGTGCCGCACCTGCCCACCGGGTTCCGCGGCGTTGACTCCCCCACCAGACTGCACATTGGTTTCGGCCCGGACACCCTGCAACTAGACCTAGACATTAATGGCCCCGGGGATTTGTTCACTCTGAACCGAGTCAAGCTGGAAGCTGATCTTTCCGGGGACCCGCTACTGCCCTACGGTGAAGTGCTCGACGGCGTGCTGAGCGGCGATCCGCTGCTCTCGGTGCGCGCTGATACCGCCGAAATGTGCTGGCAGATTGTGGAGCCGACGCTCAAAGCGTGGAAGGCGAACAAGGTTCCGTTGGAGACCTACCCCGCCGGTTCGAACGGTCCGGAAAGTTGGACCACCAGCCACGACGCTTAACCTCATCGAGTGTGCAGATCTACACCTTAAAACCGGTTCAGAAGATGTAGATCTGCACACTCGACGACGTCGATCAGCTGCCCTCGGAAGCTAAACCGCGGCGTTGCCCCGCTCGCCGGTCCGCACTCGGACCGCTTCATCGACGTTGACCGTCCAAACCTTGCCGTCCCCCGCGCGACCGGTATTGGAACTAGAAATCAGCACATCGACAATATCGTCCACCTGATCGTTGGTCGCTAAGACCTCGATCCGGATTTTCGGTAAAAGATCGACAACGTATTCGGCCCCCCGATAGACCTCGGTGTGGCCACGCTGCCGGCCATAACCATTGGCAGCGCTGACGGTGAGACCCTGGACGCCGTAGCTCTCCAAGGCACCACGTACCTCGTCAAACTTTTCCGGTCGAATGATCGCGGTTATCAGCTTCATGACTCCACCTTAATCTGGGTCTCGATAGGCGCCTCAACATGCCGGGCCCGGAGTGCTTCATCCAAGGGATGGAAAGCACTGCCTACTCGGCCGCCGAACTCATAAGCCGTTTCGGCGTGTACCGAGATGTCGATGCCATTGACCTCGTGCTCTTCGGTGATCCGGAAGCCCATCGTCTTATTAATAATCCAACCAACGATGAAGGCCACCACAAAGGAGTAAATCAGCACCGCGAAGGAGCCGAGGGCTTGCTTGCCCAGCAACTCGAAGCCACCGCCATAGAACAAGCCGTTCACACCTGCCGGAGAGCCCTCATTCGCAGCCAAGCCAATGAACAAGGTACCGATCAAGCCACCGACGAGGTGTACTCCGACGACGTCGAGTGAGTCATCGTAACCAAGCTTGTACTTCAGGCCAACCGCCAGAGCACAGACAGCCCCCGCCAGGATACCGAGCACGATCGCCCAGCCTGGCGTCAGAGCGGCGGCAGCCGGAGTAATGGCGACCAAACCGGCCACCGCACCCGAAGCCGCCCCCAGCGACGTCGCGTGCCCATCCCGAATTTTTTCCACGATCAACCAACCCAGAGTTGCCGCAGCCGGCGCAGCCAGGGTGTTGATCCAAGCCAGGCCCGCGGTGGCATTAGCCGCCAGCGCCGAGCCAGCGTTGAAGCCAAACCAGCCGAACCAGAGCAGGCCGGCGCCCAGCATGACGAAGGGCAGATTATGTGGCCGGTGACTAGGATCCTTGCCGAAGCCAAGGCGCTTGCCCAAGACCAGAGCCAGCGCAAGCGCGGCCGCACCGGCATTGATATGCACTGCAGTACCACCGGCGAAGTCAATCACGCCCAAACCTTGGCCTATCCAACCGCCAATATTGTTGCCCTCGGCGTCCTTATTGAAGTCGAAAACCCAGTGCGCGACCGGGAAGTACACCAGCACCACCCAAATACCGGCGAAAAGCATCCAGGCACCGAATTTTGCCCGGTCCGCGATCGCTCCGGAAATCAGCGCCACGGTAATAATCGCGAACACCGCCTGGAAACCAACAAACGCGATTTCCGGAATGGTGCCGACCAGAGTCGCACTGTCACCGGTGCCGAGCACCCCGTTCAACCCCAGTTTTTCAAAGGGGTTGCCGAGCAACCCTCCGCCAATATCGGTCCCGAAGGCCATTGAATAACCAAAGAGAACCCACAGCACGGTCACCAAAGCGATCGCACCAAAACTCATCATCATCATGTTCAGCACGCCTTTAGCGCGCGTCATGCCCCCATAGAAAAAAGCCAGTCCCGGGGTCATCAGCAGCACAAGCGCCGCAGAGACCAGTACCCAAGCGGTATCACCTGCGTTCATGAATACAGTGCCCCACTTCCTCATCTAGTGCGTCAGTGATCGCGGACTGCGCCTCGCCGATGGCCAGCACAGCACTGCAATCTACTCGTAGTGAGATTCTGGCTGGGGCTTGTTTCAAGCGGAAAGGTTCTGGATTTCGACGTTGTTACAAGAATTCCCGGCAGGTAAATGCTGTGTCACCTGGAGGTTTCCATAATGTTTCAGCCCCCGTCCCAGCAGATGCCAGCACTGGCGAGAAGTTCAGCGATAGGTGAGGATGAAAGGCATGACAGAGCAACCAACACGCTGGACCGAAGCAACCGTCTACCCCGATATGTGGACTGACCCGGAGAAAGATCCACGCAATAGCGAGGGACCGAGCCCGGACGGTGAACTGGCTACTCTGCTCGACTACACCACGAGCTATCGGATGACGCTGCTGATGAAGTGTGAAGGGTTGACCCCAGAGCAGCTTGCCCAGCGTTCGGTGCCGCCGTCGACAATGTCTTTACTCGGCCTGCTGCGGCACCTCGCCGAAGTGGAACGTGACTGGCATAACTGGATTGGCGATGAAGATCCGTTGCCGAAACTGTATGGCAAGCGGGACGCCGATTTTGACGAGGCTGTTGGAGAACAGGCCCAAGTGCATGCTGCCTATGCTGACCTGGCGCGTGAGCAGGCGGCCACCGATGCCGCCTTAGCCTTGCATCCCGACTTAGCTGAACGAGTGGGTGAGGAGAAGATTGCCGTCCGTGAATTGTATGTGCATCGAGTCGAGGAGTATGCCCGGCACTGTGGGCACGCCGATCTGCTGCGCGAGTGTATTGACGGACGAGTGGGTCAGTAAGAACCGCTTACTATCGCAAACGGCGAGGGACCGCTGACCCAAAGAAGTGGGTCAGCAGTCCCGGTGCGTTTTTTGGGGTTCTCCGTGGCCTGGCCTAGTTCAGGATGGCGTCAACGAACTGCTCGGCGTCGAAGGGGGCCAGATCATCCGCTCCCTCACCGAGGCCAACTAGCTTGACCGGCACACCCATGGACTTCTGAATCGCCACCACAATGCCGCCCTTGGCGGTCCCGTCGAGCTTGGTCAGCACAATGCCGGTAATATCAACCACCTCGCTGAACACTTTGGCTTGATTCAGCCCGTTCTGCCCGGTGGTGGCGTCTAGTACCAAAAGCACCTCATCTACCTGGCCCTGCTTCTCGATCACCCGCTTGACCTTGCCAAGCTCGTCCATCAGGCCGACCTTATTCTGCAAACGTCCGGCGGTATCGATCATTACCACGTCGACTTCCTGCTCGATACCGGCTTTGACCGCCTCGAAGGCCACCGAGGCCGGGTCCGCGCCATCAAGGTCAGACTTCACCGTCGGCACTCCGACTCGCGCCCCCCAGGTAGCCAGCTGTTCAGCCGCCGCCGCACGGAAAGTATCAGCAGCACCCAGCAGCACGTCTTTGTCTTCGGCCACCAGCACCCTGGCGAGCTTACCTACCGTCGTGGTCTTGCCCACGCCATTCACGCCCACCACCATCACAATGGCCGGTTGTTCGCCATGGCGCTGCACCGCCAGAGAACGATCCATCGCCGGGTCCACCAAGGCGATGAGTTCCTCGCGCAGCATGGCGCGCACCTCTTCGGGTTGCCGAGAACCCATTACCTTGACGCGCTCCCGCAAGGTGTCGACCAGCTGCATGGTCGGCTCGGTGCCAATATCCGCCAGTAACAGGGTTTCCTCGATCTCTTCCCAGACGGATTCGTCAATCTTGTCGCTCGAGAGCAAGGCCAACAAGCCCTTGCCCAGCGAGTTATTGGATTTCGCTAACCTGGCGCGCAGCCGCTGCAAACGCCCGGCGGGCGGCTCAGGACGTTCAAGGCTGGGCAGCGTGGTCGCCGGCAGTTCTTCACTGACAGTCGGCGTCTCAACCGTGCCGACCGCAGCCGCTCCTGGCTCCTCCAGCAGGGTGCCACCAGGAGCTGGATCGTTGGCGTCCCTGGTTTCGGTGTACTTAGTACGGTTCCGCGAGGTTTTCAGGAACACCATCACCACTGAGCCGATAACGGCCAAGGCGACAACGATGTAGAGAATCAAAAGCCAAGTATCATTCACTTCTCTAGCTTCTCATAGCCAGCGCCGAGCCTCGATCAGCTAGCCCAACATCGGAGTCTATGTCCGCCCGTCCTCCGAGGTATCGGGGAGGTCAAAAAGACCAGCATTATCGGCGGCCACTGCCAGTTGCACCCGATTGTCGATTCCTACGCTGCGCATGATTTGGGCCAGATGTGCTTTCACGGTGGCCTCACTAATGTGCAGCAGGTTCCCGATCTGAGCATTGGTGAGGCCATTCGCTATGGCGTGCACTATTCTGCGGTCCCGAGTGTTGAGGGCAAGGAATCGTTCGGAACGCGGCGTCCCCGACCGCTGAGCTGAGTTACTCCGGCCCATTCGTGGTGCCGAAGAAAAGACCACTCCGCCAGCGTTGACCACTCGGATGATTGAGGGCACATCCTCAAGCATGGAACGCTTATCGAGGAAGCTACTGGCGCCAGCCTCCACGAAGGTATCCAGGGTATGCAGTAATTCAAAAGATGCCAGCACAACCACCCGGGTATCGGTATCAGCGGTTTTAATCGCCTGCAAAATATTGAGGCAAACATCGATGCCTATTTCGGTGTCGATGACCGCGACCTGGGGGTGTTCGTTCTGAATTCTACGAATTGCCTCGACCTCAGTCCGGCTAATTCCGCTCACTTCAATAAAACCCGCGGTGGCGAACAGCTGTCCTAAACCAAGTCTGGTCAGGAAATTT is a window encoding:
- a CDS encoding GNAT family N-acetyltransferase produces the protein MNDTPLRPSNQSSDAVSSLDREASALSLRFVELDDAAELAESYRRNQQHLKPWEPRRPDEFFTEVGQRAAAQLKLEELERGGALPWLIIEDGHIIGTMTVSGIVRGPFLSGNLGYWVDQSRQGAGVASRAVAEVCRLVSEEHGLHRLQASTLLDNEGSQRVLKRNGFEQIGMAPDYLKIDGRWQDNLLFQRIFPDPGE
- a CDS encoding glucose-6-phosphate dehydrogenase produces the protein MTESKKNVKTVKTVKTLLILGASGDLTGRLLLPGVARLIAAGRAKDLTLVGAGNDAWTDAQWLERVESVFSEAAKSATAAGKAALKKVKAGTSYRQADVTAKDQLADLLAQLEGPVAVYFALPPAVSQLACEQLTAADLPAETRLVMEKPFGSSAESAHSLNETLAALVPEDHIHRVDHFLGKSTVFNILGLRFANRLLEPLWNADHIEKVEIIFDEDLTLENRARYYDHAGALRDMIQSHLLQIMAIIAMEAPATLGQQDVRDGIASVLRASSIDSNFKKSTRRAQYAAGKIGRRSVPDYEKEEGVDPKNNTETLAEVEVQIKNWRWAGVPFILRSGKALGKARKEAVITYKQVPHLPTGFRGVDSPTRLHIGFGPDTLQLDLDINGPGDLFTLNRVKLEADLSGDPLLPYGEVLDGVLSGDPLLSVRADTAEMCWQIVEPTLKAWKANKVPLETYPAGSNGPESWTTSHDA
- a CDS encoding P-II family nitrogen regulator, whose protein sequence is MKLITAIIRPEKFDEVRGALESYGVQGLTVSAANGYGRQRGHTEVYRGAEYVVDLLPKIRIEVLATNDQVDDIVDVLISSSNTGRAGDGKVWTVNVDEAVRVRTGERGNAAV
- a CDS encoding ammonium transporter, with the translated sequence MNAGDTAWVLVSAALVLLMTPGLAFFYGGMTRAKGVLNMMMMSFGAIALVTVLWVLFGYSMAFGTDIGGGLLGNPFEKLGLNGVLGTGDSATLVGTIPEIAFVGFQAVFAIITVALISGAIADRAKFGAWMLFAGIWVVLVYFPVAHWVFDFNKDAEGNNIGGWIGQGLGVIDFAGGTAVHINAGAAALALALVLGKRLGFGKDPSHRPHNLPFVMLGAGLLWFGWFGFNAGSALAANATAGLAWINTLAAPAAATLGWLIVEKIRDGHATSLGAASGAVAGLVAITPAAAALTPGWAIVLGILAGAVCALAVGLKYKLGYDDSLDVVGVHLVGGLIGTLFIGLAANEGSPAGVNGLFYGGGFELLGKQALGSFAVLIYSFVVAFIVGWIINKTMGFRITEEHEVNGIDISVHAETAYEFGGRVGSAFHPLDEALRARHVEAPIETQIKVES
- a CDS encoding DinB family protein; amino-acid sequence: MTEQPTRWTEATVYPDMWTDPEKDPRNSEGPSPDGELATLLDYTTSYRMTLLMKCEGLTPEQLAQRSVPPSTMSLLGLLRHLAEVERDWHNWIGDEDPLPKLYGKRDADFDEAVGEQAQVHAAYADLAREQAATDAALALHPDLAERVGEEKIAVRELYVHRVEEYARHCGHADLLRECIDGRVGQ
- the ftsY gene encoding signal recognition particle-docking protein FtsY, which gives rise to MNDTWLLILYIVVALAVIGSVVMVFLKTSRNRTKYTETRDANDPAPGGTLLEEPGAAAVGTVETPTVSEELPATTLPSLERPEPPAGRLQRLRARLAKSNNSLGKGLLALLSSDKIDESVWEEIEETLLLADIGTEPTMQLVDTLRERVKVMGSRQPEEVRAMLREELIALVDPAMDRSLAVQRHGEQPAIVMVVGVNGVGKTTTVGKLARVLVAEDKDVLLGAADTFRAAAAEQLATWGARVGVPTVKSDLDGADPASVAFEAVKAGIEQEVDVVMIDTAGRLQNKVGLMDELGKVKRVIEKQGQVDEVLLVLDATTGQNGLNQAKVFSEVVDITGIVLTKLDGTAKGGIVVAIQKSMGVPVKLVGLGEGADDLAPFDAEQFVDAILN
- a CDS encoding response regulator transcription factor, whose protein sequence is MPASEGGPIKVHIAGGNFLTRLGLGQLFATAGFIEVSGISRTEVEAIRRIQNEHPQVAVIDTEIGIDVCLNILQAIKTADTDTRVVVLASFELLHTLDTFVEAGASSFLDKRSMLEDVPSIIRVVNAGGVVFSSAPRMGRSNSAQRSGTPRSERFLALNTRDRRIVHAIANGLTNAQIGNLLHISEATVKAHLAQIMRSVGIDNRVQLAVAADNAGLFDLPDTSEDGRT